A window from Chitinophaga filiformis encodes these proteins:
- the ileS gene encoding isoleucine--tRNA ligase, with product MASKYQEYNQLNLPQIEKDILAHWEKIQAFEKSVSLREGATPFVFYEGPPSANGMPGIHHVISRTLKDLVCRYKTMSGFQVKRKGGWDTHGLPVELGVEKMLGITKEAIGKTISVEDYNKACRTEVLKFKDKWDDLTRKMGYWVDLESPYITFENNYIESLWWCVKELYNKNLLYKSVSIQPYSPAAGTGLSSAELNMPGCYKEVKDTTVVAMFKALEGDKSAFLFEAARKVDPAAEVFFMAWTTTPWTLPSNLGLTVAANIEYTLIRTFNPYTHLPVFVVMAKDLIGKYFKKEGEDGDFAAYKEGDKIIPWQILSVFRGSQLENIRYEQLLPYVQPEEGDPFRVLLGDFVTTEDGTGIVHTAPAFGADDYRVGKKYGIGILTLVDRQGKFLDEVGEFGGRYVKNYKSDPEYKDVDIDISVKLKKENRAFKVEKYEHTYPHCWRTDKPVLYYPLDAWFIRTTAVKERMVELNKTINWKPASTGTGRFGNWLENMVDWNLSRSRFWGTPLPVWRTVANKDVNQPEAIVQKCLGAKAELLGALLFDKKEAFKADVLNEGSELSKRIAAHNAKYEGKDQLEQAMFTVDIDAIRKKILKEEITLVDLGLANWYQTDFVKEYCVEITAEVLETVDLHKPMVDNIIFDNEGRLMHRESDLIDVWFDSGAMPYAQWHYPFENKEEFAKGFPADFIAEGVDQTRGWFYTLHALGTMLFDNVAYKTVVSNGLVLDKNGVKMSKRLGNIVDPFATLEQFGADATRWYLVTNASPWDSMKFDIEGIREVQRKLFSTLYNTYNFFAMYANLDKFTFREAYIPLKDRPEIDRWIISLLNTLVKDVTGYLDDYEPTQAGRAVQTFVDEHLSNWYVRLCRRRFWKGEYAHDKISAYQTLYECLETLAGLMAPVSPFFADWLFGNLNSVSNRHADASIHHRNFPVVVATAVDADLEERMQLAQDISSLVLSLRKKVNIKVRQPLQKILIPVQNAHIKEQIEKIEDLIKSEVNVKGIEYLTETEGFIKKKIKPNYKSLGGKMGAKMKAVAAAISAFSAADIASLERNGEFILQVEDEQLPIQLSDVEIISEDIPGWTVANKGALTVALDITITPALLDEGNARELVNRIQKIRKDSDFELTDRIHVKVAVIDSLKSAIINYNDYICTEILADSLEIVPELQEGIEIEVNDLTFNVLVNKKS from the coding sequence ATGGCCAGCAAATATCAGGAATATAACCAGCTGAATTTACCGCAGATAGAAAAGGACATATTGGCGCACTGGGAAAAGATCCAGGCCTTCGAGAAAAGCGTGTCCCTACGCGAAGGCGCTACTCCTTTCGTATTTTATGAAGGTCCGCCCAGTGCGAATGGTATGCCTGGTATTCACCATGTCATCTCCCGTACCCTGAAAGATCTGGTATGCCGTTATAAAACAATGAGCGGTTTCCAGGTAAAGCGTAAAGGCGGTTGGGATACTCATGGATTACCTGTGGAACTGGGTGTGGAAAAAATGCTCGGTATCACAAAAGAGGCAATAGGCAAAACGATTTCCGTAGAAGATTACAACAAAGCCTGCCGCACAGAAGTACTGAAATTTAAAGATAAATGGGATGACCTGACCCGTAAGATGGGATATTGGGTAGACCTCGAATCACCATATATAACCTTCGAAAATAATTATATAGAAAGTCTCTGGTGGTGTGTAAAAGAACTGTATAATAAAAACCTGTTATATAAAAGTGTCAGTATTCAGCCCTATTCACCAGCTGCGGGTACTGGTCTCAGCTCTGCCGAGCTGAATATGCCAGGTTGTTATAAAGAGGTGAAAGACACGACCGTGGTGGCGATGTTTAAAGCCCTGGAGGGAGATAAATCTGCATTCCTGTTTGAAGCAGCCAGAAAAGTTGATCCGGCGGCAGAAGTATTCTTCATGGCCTGGACCACTACTCCATGGACCTTGCCATCGAACCTGGGTCTGACTGTAGCGGCTAATATAGAATATACGCTCATCCGCACATTCAATCCCTATACACACCTGCCTGTATTTGTGGTGATGGCGAAAGATCTGATCGGCAAATACTTTAAGAAAGAAGGTGAAGATGGAGATTTTGCTGCTTATAAAGAGGGAGATAAGATCATTCCATGGCAGATCCTCTCTGTTTTCAGAGGTAGTCAGCTGGAGAATATCCGTTATGAACAATTGTTACCATATGTACAACCGGAAGAAGGCGATCCATTCCGCGTGCTGTTAGGCGACTTTGTTACTACAGAAGATGGTACCGGTATCGTGCATACTGCGCCTGCCTTTGGTGCAGATGACTATCGTGTAGGAAAGAAATATGGAATCGGTATACTGACCCTGGTAGATCGTCAGGGTAAATTCCTGGACGAAGTAGGCGAATTTGGTGGCCGTTATGTAAAAAATTATAAGAGCGATCCGGAATATAAAGATGTAGATATCGACATCTCTGTAAAACTGAAGAAAGAAAACCGGGCGTTCAAAGTTGAAAAATACGAACACACTTATCCGCATTGCTGGCGTACTGACAAACCTGTATTATATTATCCGCTGGATGCCTGGTTTATCCGTACCACAGCGGTGAAGGAAAGAATGGTGGAACTGAACAAGACCATCAACTGGAAACCCGCCAGCACCGGCACCGGTCGCTTTGGTAACTGGCTGGAAAATATGGTGGACTGGAACCTCAGCCGTAGCCGTTTCTGGGGTACACCGCTGCCTGTTTGGAGAACTGTTGCCAATAAAGACGTGAACCAGCCTGAAGCGATTGTTCAGAAGTGTCTGGGTGCAAAAGCTGAATTACTGGGAGCGCTTCTCTTCGATAAGAAAGAGGCATTTAAGGCGGATGTGCTGAATGAAGGAAGTGAACTGAGCAAACGCATTGCAGCTCACAATGCTAAATATGAAGGTAAAGATCAACTTGAACAGGCTATGTTCACTGTTGATATAGACGCTATCAGAAAGAAGATCCTAAAAGAGGAAATCACCCTGGTTGATCTTGGATTGGCTAACTGGTACCAGACAGATTTCGTTAAAGAATATTGTGTTGAGATAACAGCTGAGGTATTAGAGACCGTTGATTTACATAAACCAATGGTTGATAATATCATATTTGATAATGAGGGCCGGTTGATGCACCGCGAATCAGACCTGATAGACGTATGGTTTGATAGCGGCGCCATGCCTTATGCACAATGGCATTACCCATTTGAGAATAAAGAGGAGTTTGCAAAAGGTTTCCCTGCTGATTTCATTGCTGAAGGTGTTGACCAGACACGTGGCTGGTTCTATACCCTGCATGCCCTGGGCACAATGCTATTTGACAATGTCGCCTATAAAACAGTGGTATCAAATGGACTGGTGCTGGATAAGAATGGCGTGAAGATGAGTAAGCGATTGGGGAATATTGTGGATCCGTTCGCTACACTGGAACAATTTGGGGCGGACGCAACACGATGGTATCTCGTTACCAACGCCTCTCCGTGGGATAGCATGAAGTTTGATATTGAAGGCATCCGTGAAGTACAGCGTAAGTTGTTCTCCACCCTGTACAATACGTATAATTTCTTCGCAATGTATGCCAACCTGGACAAGTTTACTTTCAGGGAAGCTTACATTCCGTTGAAAGACCGTCCGGAGATAGACCGCTGGATCATTTCCCTGCTCAATACACTGGTGAAAGACGTAACAGGCTACCTGGATGATTATGAGCCTACCCAGGCAGGCCGGGCCGTGCAAACTTTCGTTGACGAGCACCTGAGTAACTGGTATGTGCGCCTTTGCCGTCGCCGTTTCTGGAAAGGGGAATATGCGCACGACAAGATCTCGGCCTACCAGACCTTGTACGAATGTCTCGAAACATTGGCCGGTTTAATGGCGCCGGTGTCACCGTTCTTTGCAGATTGGTTATTTGGTAATCTTAATAGTGTCAGCAATCGCCATGCGGATGCTTCAATACACCACAGGAATTTCCCTGTAGTGGTGGCTACAGCAGTGGATGCCGACCTGGAAGAGAGAATGCAGCTGGCGCAGGATATATCCTCACTGGTATTGTCTCTGAGGAAAAAAGTGAACATTAAGGTGCGTCAGCCGTTACAAAAGATATTGATACCGGTTCAAAATGCTCATATTAAGGAGCAAATTGAAAAAATCGAGGACCTGATAAAAAGTGAGGTGAATGTGAAAGGTATTGAGTATCTTACGGAAACGGAAGGTTTCATCAAGAAAAAGATCAAGCCGAACTATAAGTCCCTGGGCGGTAAAATGGGGGCAAAGATGAAAGCCGTAGCAGCAGCTATCAGTGCATTCTCAGCAGCAGATATCGCATCCCTCGAACGCAATGGAGAATTTATCCTTCAGGTTGAAGATGAACAACTACCTATACAATTATCAGACGTAGAGATCATCTCAGAAGATATTCCCGGTTGGACAGTCGCAAATAAAGGCGCCCTCACGGTAGCGCTTGATATTACTATTACACCTGCACTACTGGATGAAGGTAATGCCCGTGAACTGGTGAACCGTATACAGAAGATCAGGAAGGATAGCGACTTCGAACTGACTGACAGGATACACGTAAAAGTGGCAGTAATAGACAGCCTGAAATCGGCGATTATTAACTATAATGACTATATTTGCACGGAAATTTTGGCAGATAGTCTGGAGATAGTGCCGGAATTACAGGAAGGTATTGAAATAGAAGTAAATGATTTGACATTCAACGTATTAGTTAACAAAAAAAGCTAA
- a CDS encoding PepSY-like domain-containing protein, translating to MKKLVLIICVALISSGTTFAQKKSAKKTKKVVAKEVVAPVAVKDAFQQNFSGSEAKWSKNYSGHWVANFTKEDVKTTAEYDADGKWVATRSSYAGDRIPEAVSSTLRSKYPSATIKDGWKIERSDVAAYYKVNIQDNGADKVVLINENGTVTE from the coding sequence ATGAAAAAGTTAGTATTAATAATTTGTGTGGCACTCATATCTTCCGGCACAACTTTTGCACAAAAGAAATCAGCAAAAAAAACAAAGAAGGTAGTTGCTAAAGAGGTTGTAGCTCCCGTAGCTGTAAAAGATGCGTTTCAGCAGAACTTTTCAGGATCGGAAGCAAAGTGGTCGAAGAACTATAGCGGACATTGGGTCGCAAACTTTACAAAAGAAGATGTAAAGACTACGGCAGAATATGACGCAGATGGTAAATGGGTAGCTACCCGTAGTTCATATGCAGGAGACAGGATACCGGAAGCAGTATCCTCTACACTCAGATCAAAATATCCAAGCGCCACCATAAAAGATGGCTGGAAAATTGAAAGATCAGATGTGGCCGCATATTATAAGGTTAATATTCAGGATAACGGTGCTGACAAAGTGGTGTTGATTAATGAAAATGGAACCGTTACAGAATAA
- a CDS encoding helix-turn-helix domain-containing protein: MKEVQDILSLAIRQPAMSDQLQLAEDDAVAVPDCLDFTLQRFTYDRPLPVEDVAMVVYQPAKRGQTAAIELRYCVAGNKYCQNPGCTDRVCVDGHKENCVQKSPSIDMITVRFQPSFIQSLQKGATSSTLFDMQSRKPFVKTIQPSTKSKEVLEQMVHHNYDGALKNIFLQSKALELLLFSSDQFVQNDTDDRFGCRFLTQLEDREKIEKARDILLEQLDAPITIRDLARRVAMNECYLKKGFKAMYGTTIYDYFQKERMEKAKNLLYERGMSVSEVAILMGYSCISHFSTAFKKHTGLKPCELLLR; this comes from the coding sequence GTGAAAGAGGTACAGGACATATTATCATTGGCCATCCGGCAGCCCGCTATGAGCGATCAGCTGCAATTGGCAGAGGACGACGCCGTTGCGGTGCCGGACTGTCTGGATTTTACTTTGCAACGGTTTACGTATGATCGTCCGTTGCCGGTAGAAGACGTAGCGATGGTAGTATATCAGCCGGCCAAAAGAGGGCAGACTGCCGCTATCGAATTACGCTATTGTGTTGCCGGCAACAAGTATTGCCAGAATCCCGGTTGTACTGACCGTGTATGTGTGGATGGACATAAAGAGAACTGTGTACAGAAGTCCCCTTCCATCGACATGATCACCGTCCGTTTTCAGCCTTCCTTTATACAATCACTGCAAAAAGGGGCTACCAGTTCTACCCTTTTCGACATGCAGTCCCGCAAGCCTTTTGTTAAAACGATCCAGCCCAGTACAAAATCCAAAGAGGTATTGGAGCAGATGGTTCATCATAATTATGACGGCGCCCTCAAAAACATCTTCCTCCAGAGTAAGGCGCTGGAATTGCTCCTCTTCAGTTCAGACCAGTTTGTTCAGAATGATACCGACGACCGTTTCGGCTGCCGTTTCCTGACACAACTGGAAGATCGTGAGAAGATAGAGAAAGCCCGGGACATATTATTGGAACAGCTGGACGCGCCCATCACCATCCGTGATCTGGCCCGCCGGGTTGCCATGAATGAATGCTACCTGAAGAAGGGCTTCAAGGCGATGTATGGCACCACCATCTATGATTATTTCCAGAAGGAAAGGATGGAAAAGGCGAAGAACCTGTTGTATGAAAGGGGGATGTCTGTTTCCGAAGTGGCCATCCTGATGGGATATTCCTGCATTTCCCATTTTTCTACCGCATTTAAGAAACATACTGGTTTAAAACCTTGTGAATTGCTGCTGAGATAG
- the gyrB gene encoding DNA topoisomerase (ATP-hydrolyzing) subunit B encodes MSEEIAQITTPAQGGYDADSIQVLEGLEAVRKRPAMYIGDIGVKGLHHLVYEVVDNSIDEALAGYCKNIEVTICEDNSIRVVDDGRGIPTGMNTKEGRSALEVVMTVLHAGGKFDKNTYKVSGGLHGVGVSCVNALSTLLHVTVRREGKLFEQEYQRGIPQYPVREIGLADTTGTTVHFKPDGEIFKDTIYNREILAGRLRELAYLNRKIRITLTDEREKDEAGNPVSETFYSEGGIIEFVQMLDRSGRRNGLLPDPIFIEAHDASSNVAVEVAVIYNDSFSENIFSYVNNINTIEGGTHVSGFRRAITRVFKSYGDKNKMFEKTKIEVTGDDFREGLSAIISVKVPEPQFEGQTKTKLGNSDVMGVVDSSVAAVLEAYLEEHPREAKIIINKVVLAAQAREAARKARQMVQRKSVLSGSGLPGKLADCSENDPEKCELYLVEGDSAGGTAKQGRNRSFQAILPLRGKILNVEKAMEHKIYENEEIKNIFTALGVTIGTEEDDKALNLSKLRYHKLIIMTDADVDGSHIATLILTFIFRYMKAMVEQGYVYIAQPPLYLVKRNKEQIYAWTEEDRKAAIQKIANGKEDSVTIQRYKGLGEMNAEQLWETTMNPDNRTLKQVTIESAAEADRVFSMLMGDEVPPRREFIESHAKYAKIDA; translated from the coding sequence ATGAGCGAAGAAATAGCGCAAATAACTACGCCTGCACAAGGAGGATATGACGCGGACAGTATACAGGTACTCGAGGGACTAGAAGCCGTACGTAAACGCCCGGCGATGTACATTGGTGACATCGGGGTAAAAGGACTTCACCATCTGGTATATGAAGTGGTTGATAACTCTATAGATGAGGCGCTGGCCGGTTATTGTAAAAATATTGAAGTAACGATCTGCGAGGACAACTCCATCCGTGTTGTGGATGATGGTCGTGGTATTCCAACGGGTATGAACACCAAAGAGGGCCGTTCTGCCCTGGAGGTGGTAATGACCGTACTGCACGCCGGCGGTAAATTTGACAAAAACACATATAAAGTATCCGGCGGTTTGCACGGGGTGGGTGTGAGTTGCGTGAACGCACTCAGTACCCTTTTGCATGTAACCGTTCGCCGCGAGGGTAAACTGTTCGAACAGGAATATCAGCGTGGTATCCCGCAGTACCCCGTACGCGAGATCGGCCTTGCTGATACTACCGGTACCACCGTTCACTTTAAACCGGACGGCGAGATCTTTAAAGATACGATCTACAACCGCGAGATCCTGGCAGGCCGTCTGCGTGAACTGGCTTACCTGAACCGTAAGATCAGGATCACCCTGACCGACGAGCGTGAAAAAGACGAAGCAGGTAACCCTGTTTCAGAAACCTTCTACAGCGAAGGCGGTATCATTGAATTTGTGCAGATGCTGGACCGTAGTGGCCGTCGTAACGGACTGCTGCCCGATCCGATCTTTATCGAAGCGCACGATGCCTCCAGCAATGTTGCAGTGGAAGTAGCTGTGATATATAATGATTCCTTCAGTGAGAACATCTTCTCCTACGTAAACAACATCAATACTATTGAAGGTGGTACACACGTATCCGGCTTCCGCCGGGCCATTACCCGTGTGTTCAAAAGTTACGGGGACAAGAACAAAATGTTCGAAAAGACCAAGATAGAAGTTACCGGCGATGACTTCCGTGAAGGCCTGAGCGCTATCATCAGTGTGAAAGTGCCTGAACCACAGTTTGAAGGCCAGACCAAGACCAAACTTGGTAACTCCGATGTAATGGGTGTAGTAGACAGTTCTGTAGCCGCCGTACTGGAAGCTTACCTGGAAGAACACCCCCGTGAAGCCAAGATCATCATCAATAAGGTGGTGCTGGCAGCACAGGCCCGTGAAGCAGCCCGTAAAGCGCGCCAGATGGTACAGCGTAAGAGCGTACTGAGTGGCAGCGGATTACCAGGTAAACTGGCCGACTGTTCTGAGAACGATCCTGAAAAATGTGAACTGTACCTCGTTGAGGGTGACTCCGCGGGTGGTACAGCAAAACAAGGCCGTAACCGTAGCTTCCAGGCTATCCTGCCACTGAGGGGTAAGATCCTCAACGTGGAAAAGGCCATGGAGCATAAGATATATGAGAACGAGGAGATCAAAAACATCTTTACTGCCCTTGGGGTGACCATCGGTACCGAAGAAGATGATAAAGCCCTCAATCTCTCCAAACTGCGCTATCACAAGCTGATCATCATGACGGATGCTGACGTGGACGGTAGTCACATTGCTACCCTGATCCTGACCTTTATATTCCGTTATATGAAGGCGATGGTGGAACAGGGTTATGTGTACATTGCCCAGCCGCCGCTGTACCTCGTGAAAAGGAACAAGGAACAGATCTACGCATGGACAGAAGAAGACCGTAAGGCCGCTATCCAAAAAATAGCCAACGGGAAGGAAGACAGCGTAACCATCCAGCGTTATAAAGGTCTTGGTGAGATGAACGCAGAACAGCTGTGGGAAACTACCATGAACCCGGATAACCGTACCTTAAAACAGGTAACTATCGAAAGCGCTGCAGAAGCAGACCGCGTATTCAGTATGCTGATGGGCGACGAAGTTCCTCCAAGAAGGGAATTCATCGAGTCTCATGCAAAATATGCGAAGATCGACGCGTAA
- a CDS encoding SusC/RagA family TonB-linked outer membrane protein, with product MKRKLINLLALLAGLLAYSSINAQSRGIDGTVTDEKKQPVSFASVIIKGTSKGTSTAQDGSFKLDVAPGATLLIRAVGYTIKEIPVGNEQNFNITLTENASDLNEVVVTALGVKKEKRNLTFSAQEVKSDEILRAKEPNVLNALTGKVAGVQITSSSGMPGSSARIVIRGITSISGENQALIVMDGVPINNDESGSTYNGGPGSNRLADIDPATIENINVLKGAAATALYGSAGARGVVLITTKRGTAGRKPVVTLSSGLSFENTIFPDRQYTYAQGDQGVYIDGVTRKASTSWGPRIDTLTVNGQKVKAHNPLKEFFRTGVTSNSTVSVSGGNATSNYFMSYSYFDQKGTIPKTSYARHTVFTKYNTQILDKLNATFQLTYSTAKNDKMPEGYGLETPLWTVFTAPVSYDLKPYLNPDGSQRLYRNSRNNPYWVLDNVLNSTRVNRFLPVVTFVYTPFDWLSITERAGADIYADQQSYHVNMKDITYSTGLTYSNNKNFRQFNHDFIVQLKKQFGAKTNASLLLGNNVYSEHGDFMTALGLGLAKAGYYNMASASSVTYTESQYLRRKVGFYAQAEVDYNRLLVLSLTGRYDGSSVLSTENTYYPYGSVAGGFIFSELFHDKLKEVIPFGKIRASYASVGNDNVKPYATTTPYYQAIIYGDVSSNLTFPYNGQNGFLISSSLGNPNLKNELQKEMELGLEMKFLKNRIGLEASYFDRRMSQGIVENISLANSTGYSSTTINSAKMSTKGVEVLLTLSPVRTRDFSWDVTLNYTKLNQKVDHIGGGLTQTSIGSIYAKEGQPWGLIYGTKYARTADGQLRINEAGLPYASGDFDVVGNITPNWIGGITNQLRYKQFGLTFFFDTKQGGDVLNSDDGYGLYYGTAIATAKRENRVVPGVSDVTGAPNKVSVTGQSYFQQISGITEAAIQNASYIKLRNVSLSYTLRKGSSRLPFTDASIVLTGRNLWIHKDASFSGGDPEVNSWGAGNGGLGVYTFSAPTSRSFDCTLKFTF from the coding sequence ATGAAAAGAAAGTTAATTAACCTGCTGGCATTGCTTGCGGGACTGCTGGCCTATTCCTCCATAAATGCACAGTCGAGGGGAATAGACGGGACGGTGACCGATGAAAAAAAACAACCAGTCAGTTTTGCATCCGTAATTATTAAAGGGACTTCTAAAGGGACAAGCACCGCACAGGACGGATCATTTAAACTAGACGTAGCACCGGGGGCAACACTCCTTATCCGCGCAGTAGGATATACTATCAAAGAGATCCCTGTGGGCAATGAACAAAATTTTAACATCACACTCACAGAGAACGCCAGCGATCTGAATGAGGTGGTAGTAACTGCACTCGGTGTCAAAAAAGAAAAAAGAAACCTCACCTTCAGTGCACAGGAGGTAAAGAGCGACGAGATACTACGGGCGAAAGAACCAAATGTACTGAACGCACTCACCGGTAAAGTAGCCGGTGTTCAGATCACCAGTTCTTCCGGTATGCCCGGCAGTTCTGCACGTATCGTGATACGTGGTATTACCTCCATCTCCGGCGAAAACCAGGCGTTGATCGTAATGGATGGTGTGCCTATCAACAATGATGAAAGCGGCAGTACCTACAATGGGGGCCCCGGTTCCAACCGGCTGGCGGACATAGACCCTGCAACTATCGAAAATATTAACGTGCTGAAAGGCGCTGCTGCCACCGCTCTATATGGTTCTGCCGGCGCACGTGGTGTAGTGCTCATCACCACCAAAAGAGGAACAGCAGGCCGTAAACCTGTAGTAACATTATCATCCGGCCTTTCATTCGAAAACACCATCTTTCCCGACAGGCAATACACCTACGCCCAGGGCGACCAGGGCGTGTATATCGACGGTGTGACCAGGAAAGCAAGCACCTCCTGGGGACCACGTATAGACACCCTGACCGTCAACGGACAAAAAGTGAAAGCACATAATCCGCTGAAAGAATTTTTCCGTACAGGCGTTACCTCCAATAGCACTGTGAGCGTATCGGGCGGTAATGCGACTTCTAATTATTTCATGTCCTATTCTTATTTCGATCAGAAAGGCACCATACCCAAAACATCTTATGCCCGTCATACTGTATTCACTAAATATAATACACAGATACTGGACAAACTGAATGCTACATTTCAACTGACCTACAGCACCGCGAAGAACGATAAAATGCCGGAGGGTTATGGACTGGAAACACCACTGTGGACTGTATTCACAGCACCTGTATCCTACGATCTGAAACCATATCTTAATCCTGACGGATCACAACGCCTATACCGCAACAGCCGTAACAATCCATACTGGGTGTTGGACAATGTCCTGAACTCCACCAGGGTGAACAGGTTCCTTCCGGTAGTTACTTTTGTATATACTCCTTTCGACTGGTTATCTATTACAGAAAGAGCAGGCGCTGATATTTATGCTGATCAGCAGAGCTATCACGTGAACATGAAAGATATTACTTACAGCACTGGTCTGACTTACAGCAACAACAAAAACTTCCGGCAGTTCAACCACGACTTCATTGTACAACTGAAAAAACAGTTTGGCGCAAAAACCAATGCCAGCCTGCTGTTGGGAAATAACGTCTATTCTGAACATGGCGATTTCATGACCGCATTGGGACTTGGTCTTGCTAAAGCGGGTTATTACAATATGGCGAGTGCGTCATCTGTAACATATACCGAATCGCAGTACCTGCGCAGAAAGGTTGGATTCTATGCACAGGCGGAAGTAGACTATAACCGTTTACTGGTATTGTCGCTCACGGGACGATATGATGGCAGCTCCGTATTATCCACAGAAAATACCTACTACCCGTATGGTTCTGTAGCAGGCGGATTTATCTTCTCAGAGTTATTCCATGATAAGCTGAAAGAAGTGATCCCGTTTGGTAAAATAAGAGCGTCCTACGCATCAGTAGGTAACGATAACGTGAAACCATACGCTACTACAACTCCTTATTACCAGGCGATCATCTATGGCGATGTAAGCAGCAACCTGACATTCCCTTACAATGGTCAGAATGGCTTCCTGATCAGTTCTTCATTAGGCAATCCTAATCTGAAGAATGAACTACAGAAGGAAATGGAGCTGGGACTGGAAATGAAATTCCTGAAAAACAGGATAGGCCTGGAGGCTTCTTATTTTGACAGGCGCATGTCGCAGGGTATAGTAGAGAACATCTCGCTGGCAAATTCCACAGGCTATTCCAGCACTACGATCAATTCTGCAAAGATGTCTACAAAAGGTGTTGAAGTATTATTAACACTCTCTCCTGTCAGAACAAGAGATTTCAGCTGGGATGTAACCCTGAACTATACCAAGCTCAATCAGAAAGTGGACCACATAGGTGGTGGGCTGACACAAACAAGTATAGGAAGCATCTATGCAAAAGAAGGGCAACCATGGGGTCTTATCTATGGCACCAAATACGCTCGTACAGCCGACGGTCAGCTTCGCATCAATGAGGCAGGCCTGCCTTATGCATCCGGCGACTTCGATGTAGTGGGCAACATTACTCCGAATTGGATAGGAGGTATTACCAACCAGTTACGTTACAAACAATTCGGCCTGACCTTCTTCTTTGATACAAAGCAAGGTGGAGATGTACTGAACTCTGATGATGGCTATGGCCTGTATTATGGTACCGCAATTGCTACAGCAAAAAGAGAGAACAGGGTAGTACCCGGCGTCAGCGATGTAACAGGCGCTCCGAACAAAGTATCTGTTACAGGACAAAGTTACTTCCAGCAGATCAGTGGTATTACAGAAGCAGCCATACAGAATGCATCGTATATCAAACTCCGTAACGTAAGTCTCTCATACACACTCCGCAAAGGCAGCAGCAGATTGCCTTTCACAGATGCGTCTATCGTATTGACAGGCCGCAACCTGTGGATACATAAAGATGCCAGCTTCAGTGGCGGCGATCCTGAAGTGAATTCATGGGGCGCCGGCAATGGCGGATTGGGCGTCTATACGTTCTCTGCTCCTACTTCCAGATCATTCGACTGTACGTTAAAATTCACCTTCTAG